Proteins encoded together in one Etheostoma spectabile isolate EspeVRDwgs_2016 unplaced genomic scaffold, UIUC_Espe_1.0 scaffold00019182, whole genome shotgun sequence window:
- the LOC116684015 gene encoding uncharacterized protein LOC116684015 isoform X1, which produces MCCRCPSGAGRTLQAVPQTGTFILAARGSGHAAGPRGAISVSHRKSEGGEPHEAAAAAFHRGDLDLRESRSGEDGGRGGSKPQAQTGPRTELDVLYKLSHRRRRRRSRRRGKRRRRRTRGTGGGGGGGGGGGERRKRGSFRQTQRTKSGRLRRCRPGASPILCPAPDADFTPVASDNTKALLREVGNHRDFGQFLHADFHWTAPCTSLANPHCVRYTFDVDGVMIQLRHTRGMVAEIYLNLSRVVATLQPRRRGGT; this is translated from the exons ATGTGCTGCCGGTGCCCCTCTGGAGCTGGACGTACtctacaagctgtcccacagacAGG CACCTTTAtcctggctgcacgtgggagtgGTCACGCAGCTGGCCCAAGAGGTGCAATCAGTGTGAgccacaggaagtcagagggaggagagccacatgaggcagcagcagctgcgTTTCACAGAGGAGATCTCGATCTTCGAG agagcaggtcaggagaggatggagggcgaGGAGGCTCCAAGCCACAGGCCCAGACTGGGCCCAGAACTGAGCTGGACGTACtctacaagctgtcccacagacg gaggaggaggaggagcaggaggaggggaaaaagacgcCGACGCCGTACTaggggaacaggaggaggaggaggaggaggaggaggaggaggagagaggaggaagaggggctccttcagacagacccagagaaccaaaa GTGGCAGATTGAGACGATGTCGGCCCGGCGCCTCGCCAATTCTCTGCCCCGCACCGGACGCAGACTTCACCCCCGTGGCCTCAGACAACACCAAAGCTCTCCTGAGGGAGGTCGGCAATCacagagactttggccaattcCTTCATGCCGACTTTCACTGGACCGCACCCTGCACCAGCCTCGCCAATCCCCACTGCGTCCGGTATACGTTTGATGTCGACGGCGTCATGATCCAGTTGCGTCACACGAGGGGCATGGTTGCAGAGATCTATTTGAACCTGTCCCGTGTGGTTGCCACGCTGCAGCCCAGAAGGCGTGGCGGCACTTAG
- the LOC116684010 gene encoding uncharacterized protein LOC116684010 translates to MTRPTVQKQPTTNPASHREYGRGPGHCERAVEDGQDNLPTDWTCLLCKSSSRTMCCRCPSGAGRTLQAVPQTGSRRRGKRRRRRTRGTGGGGGGGGGGGERRKRGSFRQTQRTKSGRLRRCRPGASPILCPAPDADFTPVASDNTKALLREVGNHRDFGQFLHADFHWTAPCTSLANPHCVRYTFDVDGVMIQLRHTRGMVAEIYLNLSRVVATLQPRRRGGT, encoded by the exons ATGACCCGCCCCACTGTCCAGAAGCAACCCACCACCAACCCTGCGTCCCACCGAGAGTATGGACGTGGGCCAGGCCATTGCGAGCGTGCTGTCGAAGACGGGCAGGACAACCTTCCTACAGAT tggaCCTGTCTGCTCTGCAAAAGCTCTTCCAGGACCATGTGCTGCCGGTGCCCCTCTGGAGCTGGACGTACtctacaagctgtcccacagacAGG gagcaggaggaggggaaaaagacgcCGACGCCGTACTaggggaacaggaggaggaggaggaggaggaggaggaggaggagagaggaggaagaggggctccttcagacagacccagagaaccaaaa GTGGCAGATTGAGACGATGTCGGCCCGGCGCCTCGCCAATTCTCTGCCCCGCACCGGACGCAGACTTCACCCCCGTGGCCTCAGACAACACCAAAGCTCTCCTGAGGGAGGTCGGCAATCacagagactttggccaattcCTTCATGCCGACTTTCACTGGACCGCACCCTGCACCAGCCTCGCCAATCCCCACTGCGTCCGGTATACGTTTGATGTCGACGGCGTCATGATCCAGTTGCGTCACACGAGGGGCATGGTTGCAGAGATCTATTTGAACCTGTCCCGTGTGGTTGCCACGCTGCAGCCCAGAAGGCGTGGCGGCACTTAG
- the LOC116684015 gene encoding uncharacterized protein LOC116684015 isoform X2, which produces MCCRCPSGAGRTLQAVPQTGTFILAARGSGHAAGPRGAISVSHRKSEGGEPHEAAAAAFHRGDLDLRESRSGEDGGRGGSKPQAQTGPRTELDVLYKLSHRRRRRSRRRGKRRRRRTRGTGGGGGGGGGGGERRKRGSFRQTQRTKSGRLRRCRPGASPILCPAPDADFTPVASDNTKALLREVGNHRDFGQFLHADFHWTAPCTSLANPHCVRYTFDVDGVMIQLRHTRGMVAEIYLNLSRVVATLQPRRRGGT; this is translated from the exons ATGTGCTGCCGGTGCCCCTCTGGAGCTGGACGTACtctacaagctgtcccacagacAGG CACCTTTAtcctggctgcacgtgggagtgGTCACGCAGCTGGCCCAAGAGGTGCAATCAGTGTGAgccacaggaagtcagagggaggagagccacatgaggcagcagcagctgcgTTTCACAGAGGAGATCTCGATCTTCGAG agagcaggtcaggagaggatggagggcgaGGAGGCTCCAAGCCACAGGCCCAGACTGGGCCCAGAACTGAGCTGGACGTACtctacaagctgtcccacagacg gaggaggaggagcaggaggaggggaaaaagacgcCGACGCCGTACTaggggaacaggaggaggaggaggaggaggaggaggaggaggagagaggaggaagaggggctccttcagacagacccagagaaccaaaa GTGGCAGATTGAGACGATGTCGGCCCGGCGCCTCGCCAATTCTCTGCCCCGCACCGGACGCAGACTTCACCCCCGTGGCCTCAGACAACACCAAAGCTCTCCTGAGGGAGGTCGGCAATCacagagactttggccaattcCTTCATGCCGACTTTCACTGGACCGCACCCTGCACCAGCCTCGCCAATCCCCACTGCGTCCGGTATACGTTTGATGTCGACGGCGTCATGATCCAGTTGCGTCACACGAGGGGCATGGTTGCAGAGATCTATTTGAACCTGTCCCGTGTGGTTGCCACGCTGCAGCCCAGAAGGCGTGGCGGCACTTAG